GGGACTCACATCGTCATCCCCTGGTTCGAGAGGCCCATCATCTACGACGTCCGCGCGCGACCCAACCTCGTCGAGAGCACCTCCGGGAGCCGGGATCTCCAGATGGTAACTTGACCCTCTCTCGATCCCTCGTCACCTAGCACGGATGCCTGATTTACTGCTTACCTGCGTGTGAGAATCCATGCCTGGGACCGACCAAGGGGTCTGCTTTTAGTTCGCCATGTTGTTAATATTCTGCAATTGTAGCCTGTGCGAGTCTTATTTGTAGATATTTGTTGATACTCTGCTCATGTGAAGTGATTGGCTAGCAATTTGGACCGAGTCTGGTACATGTAAAACGGTTCTGGCATTGCATTTCTGAGCATATTCTGTAACTGTAGCCTGCAAGGGTATTGAGCATATCTGAATTTTTTACCAATTTGGATAGGTGGGTGGAATCTGGTACATGTCAGGTGTTCGCCATTATCATTTCTGAGTCTCCTGTTACCGTGACAATGGCTGTTATGGAATAGCTGGCATTGATGGAGTCGATGTTTGTTGATTCATTTGGATTTTAATGCAACCCATGTCAGTTGATCTATGAAATCCCACACCATTGTAGCCTATGACTGTCTAGTGTCTACTGCTCTGTGAATATGCATTTTAGCTCTTTTGCTTTTAATCTGTTAGCAGTGGTCACCATTATATATTGCCTGTGAATAAGCATTTCAACTCATTCGCTTTGAATCTGTTAACAGCAGTCGCAAATACTTGTTTGCTTCATGATTATATGTTGCCATAATGATTAAGACGATTAGCTGACGCTGAACAAGTTGTATCATTCTGACTACGTGAATTTGTTAGTGGTCATGCACTTATTTTCAGAAGTAGCATTTACACTGCAGCTCCTTGCATATATATGACACTGCTTGATAATTTGGACAGGTGAGAATTGGTCTTCGTGTTCTGACACGACCTATGCCAGAGAGACTACCAACTATGTACAGGACCCTGGGGGAGAACTATAATGAGAGAGTATTGCCTTCAATCATTCATGAAACCCTCAAAGCTGTGGTTGCCCAGTACAATGCCAGTCAGCTAATCACACAGAGAGAGGTACAGCTTCACCATGTTTGCTGTGTGTACATGTTTTCCATGCCATAGGAGATAATAGCTAGTCTTACTTGGAATATGTTACTGACTTATCCTTCATGTAATGGCAGGCTGTGAGCAGGGAGATCAGGAAGATTCTGACAGAGAGGGCGAAGAACTTCAACATCGCTCTGGATGATGTGTCCATTACCAGTCTCAGCTTTGGTAAAGAGTTCACTCATGCCATTGAAGCCAAACAGGTTGCTGCTCAGGAAGCTGAGCGTGCCAAGTTCATTGTTGAGAAGGCTGAGCAAGACAAGAAAAGTGCAATTATCAGGGCACAGGTAAGCAAAACAGGGACTCGATATTTCTCTTTCACACTACTTAACCTACTTATCCTCTTTACTGTTTCAATCATTGTTACTAGAGGCATATTGCCAGTGTTCTTTATGTCTTCATAGCTTCATCATCACTTAATGAGTTTTGGTAGTGCATTTGAGCCAAACACTGGTAGCGCATTTGACACTGGTAGAAATGTACATTCCATTTGTTAAGTTTATGGTACATGGTTTCCATATGGCTTCATCTAGTTTCAGACTTCCAGTGGTAGTTAGTAGAGGCATATTGCTAGTGTTGTTTAAGTCTTCATATTATATATGTCCATGCATTTGCTGAGCTTGGGAGCACTTGAGCCTGACTCTAGTAAAGTTGTACATTTCATATGATGATTGGATTGCTACGTCAATAGTTTAGTTTTAGACTTCCAGTTGCATATTCATATGATTGAACATAGTTTCAGACTTCCAGTGGTATGTTCATCTATGTTTTTAAAGCGTCCCTAAGGCgacgcctaggcgacgcctaggcgtcgaagcgctccccctccgctttggaaaatcgaccgctttgggcgcctaggcgtccaaagcgcccgcctaggcgtcgcctaggcgccaaagcgccccccctccctaaggcggtaaggcgtcgccttaaaaacatagATGTTCATAGGACTGAAGATAGTTTCAGACTTCCAGTGCTATGTTCATATGACTGAATATAGTTTCAGACTTCCAGTGCTATGTTCATATGACTGAATTTAGTGTCAGACTTCCAGTGGTGGTATGTTCATATGACTGAATTTAGTTTCAGACTAACCATTTTCTATGTTCCAGTGTCACTTCCAGTGGTACATAGCTCTGTACATTTCTTTACATTGGCTGAGTTTGGTAGCACTTGGCTAACACTAGAGCACCTGGTCCGAACGCTGATGCGCCTTTTGTGTTTGGTATCTGAACAGGGAGAGGCAAAGAGTGCAGAGCTGATTGGCAATGCCATCGCCAACAACCCTGCTTTCGTGGCGCTCAGGCAGATTGAAGCCGCCAGGGAGATCGCCCACACCATCGCAGCCTCCAACAACAAGGTGTTCCTCGACTCGGGCGACCTGCTGCTTGGGCTCCAGTCGCTCAAGAtgctcaacaacaacaacaagaaatgAGACCGTCTCCTGTGACAGCGTGTTGCGGTTGCCGCCGGTCTTGTCTACATGGAAGAAGAGTACTTTTGAGAGGAACGTAAGTCGCTTAGTTTCTAGCATTCCCGACCCGAAAACAAGAAAGACGCCCTTTGCTACTGTGAATTATTTGTGCACTTTTTCAAGTGAACCTGTCAGCTACTATTGCTGTGCGTAGCTTATAACGTCTGGGCGGTTATGTGGTGATTATTATGCTGGCCGTTTCATGTTCATCTTAAGCATTTCATTGTGCTGTGACTTGCTTTGCTTGTGGAAAGCTATTGCTACCGTTGCCttatatgttactccctccgtcccaaaataaaatTTTATTTTGGGACGGTGGGAATTTATGCACGACTGGTAGAATGCATGCCGGGGGAATCAGCATACAGAGTCATCGTCGTTTCAGCTATGGCCGGACCAAAAGCTTGTAGCCCGCGCAGCTATGGCTGGACAAAAGATTgtagctcgcgagcttaatgagCGCTTAATAGTTCAACTTGGCTTGGCCAATCATCAACTTCAGCTCGTTAAACTTAACGAGCTTAACAAACGAGTTAACGAGTTTCATGAGTACAAAACTTATTAAAAAATACATGCACACCATCAATCATCATATAGACTGTAACACATCACTATCTCTTACtaagctcgttagtaacaacacaacacatatttCATCTTACATGATAAAATTTCTGTAA
Above is a window of Triticum dicoccoides isolate Atlit2015 ecotype Zavitan chromosome 5B, WEW_v2.0, whole genome shotgun sequence DNA encoding:
- the LOC119312774 gene encoding prohibitin-1, mitochondrial-like, yielding MNFKGARMPSAPAGAGALVKLGLLGGAALYLGNKTLYNVEGGHRAIVFNRLEGIKDKVYPEGTHIVIPWFERPIIYDVRARPNLVESTSGSRDLQMVRIGLRVLTRPMPERLPTMYRTLGENYNERVLPSIIHETLKAVVAQYNASQLITQREAVSREIRKILTERAKNFNIALDDVSITSLSFGKEFTHAIEAKQVAAQEAERAKFIVEKAEQDKKSAIIRAQGEAKSAELIGNAIANNPAFVALRQIEAAREIAHTIAASNNKVFLDSGDLLLGLQSLKMLNNNNKK